One window of Bifidobacterium pseudocatenulatum DSM 20438 = JCM 1200 = LMG 10505 genomic DNA carries:
- the mtrB gene encoding MtrAB system histidine kinase MtrB: MRTHRVWCIWHRDRQQVRRSLQARTVAVSMLVVLLTAALLSLFSMYVIRGSVLEQATDDSRSDFSSQIVRVQKHLNASNLTGTDQYQQLVSNLASELQSNGSSNLVGVYLMERDAADSAERGFVPVSTEPEYSNLVSSSMRNRMRADTSGLIYYQPVRIPRTSGGTPGAVLGSVISSNNMGSLEVFALYSYQSQQQALSQIQINMLMVCVALSVLIGMIIFLVMRSVITPVRRVALATEIMASGTFDARVAVDRADEIGVLQKSFNEMAESLENQIEELEKAGDMQRSFVSDVSHELRTPVTTMRMAADMLSMHKDEYDATTKRTVELLDGQIRRFQEMLADLLEISRFDAGYAALDLVEADIREPIEQSVEAISAIAQTKHVPLDVHMPNVEVLVRIDTRRISRVVRNLLANAIDFAEGKPVEVRLAANQRMVVISVRDYGVGMTSEQCSRMFDRFWRADPSRARTTGGTGLGMSIVLADTKLHHGDVAVRSRLGEGTWFLVTLPRNPDDVDCGMNNAPIRFATDGDDMRVVGGFGVADNGFVDYLTNKPMVEGL, encoded by the coding sequence ATGAGAACCCATCGAGTGTGGTGTATCTGGCATCGTGACAGACAGCAGGTGCGCCGATCATTGCAGGCGAGAACGGTGGCCGTGTCGATGCTGGTGGTGTTGCTGACGGCCGCGTTGCTGTCTTTGTTTTCCATGTACGTCATCAGGGGATCCGTGCTGGAGCAGGCGACGGATGACTCGCGCAGCGATTTCTCATCGCAGATTGTGCGCGTCCAGAAGCATCTGAATGCCTCGAATCTAACTGGAACGGACCAATACCAGCAGTTAGTGAGCAATCTGGCGTCCGAATTGCAAAGCAATGGTTCGAGCAATCTGGTCGGCGTGTACCTGATGGAACGTGATGCAGCGGATTCTGCGGAGCGTGGATTCGTGCCGGTATCGACGGAGCCGGAATATTCAAATCTGGTGTCGTCATCTATGCGCAACCGCATGCGTGCTGATACGTCCGGATTGATCTACTATCAGCCGGTACGTATTCCGAGAACTTCCGGAGGTACGCCCGGCGCGGTTTTGGGATCGGTGATTTCGTCGAATAACATGGGCTCATTGGAAGTGTTCGCACTGTACTCCTACCAATCGCAGCAGCAGGCGCTGAGTCAGATCCAGATCAACATGCTGATGGTGTGCGTGGCGTTGAGCGTGTTGATCGGGATGATCATTTTTCTGGTCATGCGTTCGGTTATCACTCCGGTACGGCGGGTCGCCTTGGCTACGGAAATCATGGCATCGGGAACTTTCGACGCCCGCGTGGCGGTGGACAGGGCCGATGAGATAGGCGTGCTGCAGAAATCGTTCAATGAAATGGCCGAATCGTTGGAGAATCAGATCGAAGAGCTGGAAAAAGCCGGGGATATGCAACGCAGCTTCGTTTCGGACGTCAGCCATGAATTGAGAACACCGGTGACGACCATGCGTATGGCCGCCGACATGCTGTCGATGCACAAAGACGAATACGATGCCACCACAAAGAGAACGGTGGAATTGCTGGATGGCCAGATCCGCAGATTTCAGGAAATGCTCGCCGATTTGTTGGAGATTTCGCGTTTCGACGCCGGGTATGCGGCGCTTGATTTGGTGGAGGCCGATATACGCGAGCCCATCGAACAGTCGGTTGAAGCGATTTCCGCCATCGCCCAGACCAAACATGTGCCACTGGATGTGCATATGCCCAACGTGGAAGTGCTTGTGAGAATCGATACGCGTCGTATAAGCCGTGTCGTACGCAATCTTCTCGCTAATGCCATCGATTTCGCGGAGGGCAAGCCGGTTGAGGTCCGTCTTGCCGCCAATCAGCGAATGGTAGTAATCAGCGTGCGCGATTACGGCGTTGGCATGACCTCGGAACAGTGTTCCAGAATGTTCGACCGGTTCTGGAGGGCGGATCCTTCCAGAGCGCGCACTACCGGAGGAACCGGTTTGGGCATGTCCATCGTACTGGCTGACACGAAACTGCATCATGGTGATGTTGCGGTGCGATCGCGGCTGGGTGAAGGAACATGGTTTTTGGTGACGTTGCCTCGCAATCCGGACGATGTCGATTGCGGTATGAACAACGCTCCGATTCGATTCGCGACCGATGGCGACGATATGCGGGTGGTCGGAGGCTTTGGCGTTGCCGATAACGGATTCGTGGACTATCTGACCAATAAACCCATGGTGGAGGGGCTGTGA
- a CDS encoding LpqB family beta-propeller domain-containing protein, protein MTAKNIRRVIAAVSLVVLLGCSMMHLAGCSSILGLPEDGPVQTMTPEEQSTRRVFTSPDGPADDAQPEAIVKGFFDVMPAGVQSDGFATGKQFLTDGAASRWNADNRTTVYADVPKFVRKASTVESGQGGQKTVVSVSLQIQGELDAHGVYTAVASGGAKTYDFSLSKVRGQWRISKLPTGVMISSYDFEQVYRQVSLYQLGSSEKELIPDVRWLCWRDWRTRAVQELLAGNAAWLEGAVSDTNTKRIVLQPDGVQMRDSVMEMSLSSAMERMTDAERGILVRQIRLSLGDGSAETEIKVMSGNHDYSHADDSSSLDAQTPLNPMYTLSVGNIVSLKSYSAIRVAQTDLSDVRSFVFSAQGGAVLGRDGYVKRLAEDGSTHALMFSGRMMKTICKGNDSEIWGIDTSGKHIMVDDAGTVLTLDVPGLVSAQTLHSMRLSPEGDRIAFSIESDGGAQSGVAIIGICRDHDGSVAGLSQAFALVSTQSNVSMMTFYNDVTFLYATQYERGRAQIGRRQMVPGPETSQALPDNGAVDMATGEVGTYRRLVVLDHLGVARTVDGSLDGAWTIADSQVTSLSVQ, encoded by the coding sequence ATGACTGCGAAAAACATTCGTCGTGTGATTGCCGCGGTCTCATTAGTGGTATTGCTGGGATGCTCCATGATGCATCTGGCCGGATGCTCGAGCATATTGGGACTTCCTGAAGATGGTCCGGTGCAGACCATGACCCCGGAGGAACAAAGCACAAGAAGAGTGTTCACGTCTCCCGACGGGCCGGCCGATGACGCGCAGCCGGAAGCCATCGTCAAAGGATTTTTCGACGTCATGCCTGCGGGAGTGCAGAGTGACGGGTTCGCCACGGGCAAGCAGTTCCTTACCGATGGCGCCGCATCAAGGTGGAATGCCGATAACCGGACTACGGTATATGCCGACGTGCCGAAATTCGTGCGTAAGGCCAGCACGGTGGAGTCAGGGCAAGGCGGGCAGAAAACCGTGGTGAGCGTCAGCCTCCAGATACAAGGGGAACTGGATGCGCATGGCGTGTATACGGCGGTGGCGAGCGGAGGGGCAAAAACCTACGATTTCTCCCTCTCCAAAGTGCGTGGCCAATGGCGGATCAGCAAACTGCCGACAGGCGTGATGATCAGCTCCTACGATTTCGAGCAGGTGTACCGTCAGGTTTCGCTATATCAGTTGGGCTCTTCCGAAAAAGAACTGATCCCCGATGTTCGTTGGCTTTGCTGGAGGGATTGGCGGACGCGCGCCGTGCAGGAACTGCTTGCCGGAAATGCGGCATGGCTGGAAGGCGCGGTAAGCGACACCAATACCAAGCGGATCGTGTTGCAGCCCGACGGTGTGCAGATGCGCGATTCGGTGATGGAAATGAGTCTCTCATCGGCGATGGAACGAATGACGGATGCCGAACGTGGCATTTTGGTCAGGCAGATTCGCCTATCGTTGGGGGACGGCAGCGCCGAGACGGAAATCAAGGTGATGTCTGGAAACCATGACTATTCGCATGCCGATGATTCGTCGTCTCTTGATGCGCAGACTCCGCTGAATCCCATGTATACGTTGAGCGTCGGCAATATCGTGTCGTTGAAATCCTACAGCGCCATTCGTGTGGCGCAAACGGATCTTTCGGACGTGCGAAGCTTCGTTTTCTCAGCACAGGGCGGAGCCGTGCTTGGTCGTGACGGATATGTGAAAAGGCTCGCAGAGGACGGTTCCACCCATGCATTGATGTTTTCAGGACGCATGATGAAAACCATCTGCAAAGGAAACGACTCCGAGATTTGGGGCATCGACACATCTGGCAAGCACATCATGGTCGATGATGCCGGCACGGTTCTCACCCTTGACGTTCCCGGCCTCGTATCAGCACAAACGCTCCATTCCATGAGGCTTTCCCCTGAGGGGGACCGTATCGCATTCTCCATCGAATCGGATGGGGGAGCGCAGTCGGGTGTGGCCATCATCGGGATATGCCGGGACCATGATGGCTCCGTGGCTGGGCTGTCCCAAGCGTTCGCTTTGGTTTCCACACAGTCCAATGTGTCGATGATGACGTTCTATAACGACGTCACTTTTCTCTATGCCACGCAATACGAGCGGGGGCGTGCGCAGATCGGACGACGTCAGATGGTGCCTGGTCCTGAAACGAGTCAGGCGCTACCCGACAATGGTGCGGTCGATATGGCCACAGGAGAAGTCGGCACATATCGCAGGCTTGTCGTACTCGACCATCTCGGAGTGGCGAGAACGGTCGACGGATCGTTGGATGGTGCATGGACGATTGCTGATTCCCAAGTTACGTCGTTATCTGTGCAATAG
- a CDS encoding substrate-binding domain-containing protein, with amino-acid sequence MKNWKKAIAICASAAAMASMAACGGGSSNGDSSSSKSDKKTIGFVAVGPEGGFRTANENDLKKAFEDAGFDLVYSPTQNNDQQKQIQAFNKFVNDEVDAIVLSATNDSGWDDCLENAAEAEIPVFTVDRNIDIKSDAAKKAVVSHIGPSNVWAGEQAAEFVNKSFPDGANGFILEGPAGLSVVTDRGTGWDNKAASNIKVLESQSANWSTDEAKTVTAGLLDKYKSDNPQFIFAQNDEMGLGAAQAVDAAGLKGKVKIITIDGTKAALQSLVDGDLSYVIEYNPIFGKETANAVKDYLDGKSVESDIEIESKTFDADSAKEALDAGTRAY; translated from the coding sequence ATGAAGAATTGGAAGAAAGCTATTGCGATTTGTGCTTCGGCGGCAGCTATGGCCAGCATGGCGGCCTGCGGTGGCGGCAGCTCCAATGGCGATTCCAGCTCCAGCAAGAGCGATAAGAAGACCATCGGTTTCGTGGCAGTCGGTCCGGAAGGCGGCTTCCGTACGGCCAACGAGAACGATCTGAAGAAGGCATTCGAGGATGCCGGATTCGATCTGGTGTACTCCCCGACGCAGAACAACGATCAGCAGAAGCAGATTCAGGCATTCAACAAGTTCGTCAACGACGAAGTCGACGCGATCGTGCTATCCGCAACCAACGATTCCGGTTGGGATGACTGCTTGGAGAACGCGGCGGAAGCTGAAATCCCGGTCTTCACCGTCGACCGCAACATCGATATCAAGAGCGATGCGGCAAAGAAGGCAGTCGTCTCGCACATCGGCCCGTCCAATGTCTGGGCCGGCGAGCAGGCCGCTGAATTCGTCAACAAGAGCTTCCCAGATGGCGCCAACGGCTTCATTCTGGAAGGACCGGCAGGCCTGTCCGTGGTGACCGATCGTGGCACCGGTTGGGATAACAAGGCAGCAAGCAATATCAAGGTGCTTGAGTCCCAGTCCGCCAACTGGTCCACCGATGAGGCAAAGACCGTGACAGCAGGTCTGCTCGACAAGTACAAGTCCGACAATCCGCAGTTCATCTTCGCCCAGAACGATGAGATGGGTCTCGGCGCGGCACAGGCCGTTGATGCCGCTGGTCTGAAGGGCAAGGTCAAGATCATCACCATCGATGGCACCAAGGCCGCTCTGCAGTCTCTGGTCGACGGCGATCTTTCCTACGTCATCGAGTACAACCCGATCTTCGGTAAGGAAACCGCCAACGCCGTCAAGGATTATCTGGATGGCAAGTCTGTTGAATCCGATATCGAGATCGAATCCAAGACCTTCGATGCAGACAGCGCCAAGGAAGCCCTGGATGCCGGTACCCGTGCGTACTGA
- a CDS encoding sugar ABC transporter ATP-binding protein: MVDKQPIVVMKGITIEFPGVKALDGVDLRLYPGEVHALMGENGAGKSTMIKALTGVYRINAGSIEVEGKPQTFTGTGDAQNAGIATVYQEVNLCTNLSIGENVMLGHEVRGTLGINWKKTYEESKKFLAQMGLDHLDPRAPLSSISIAMQQLVAIARAMVIDAKVLILDEPTSSLDANEVQDLFKIMRKIRDSGVAILFVSHFLDQIYEITDRLTVLRNGKFIKEVMTKDTPRDELIGMMIGKSADELSQIGAKKAHRDVTEGEQPIVSVKQLGLKGTINPTDLDIYPGQVVGFAGLLGSGRTELGRLLYGADKPDSGTYELKGKKTSISDPYTALRNKIAYSTENRRDEGIIGDLTVRENILIALQATRGMFKPIPKKEADEIVDKYMKELNVRPNDPNKLIKNLSGGNQQKVLIARWLATHPDLLILDEPTRGIDIGAKAEIQQVVLDLAAQGMGVVFISSEMEEVVRLSDDIEVLKDRHKIAELVNDNTVSQETIVQTIANTNVNTGKEA; encoded by the coding sequence ATGGTAGATAAGCAACCAATCGTCGTGATGAAAGGTATCACGATCGAGTTCCCGGGCGTCAAGGCCCTGGACGGCGTCGACCTGCGTCTGTATCCAGGTGAAGTCCACGCTCTCATGGGCGAGAACGGCGCTGGAAAATCGACGATGATCAAAGCGCTTACCGGCGTGTACAGGATCAACGCGGGGTCCATTGAAGTGGAAGGCAAGCCGCAAACCTTCACCGGTACCGGTGATGCGCAGAACGCGGGCATCGCCACCGTGTATCAGGAAGTTAACCTGTGCACCAATCTCAGCATCGGCGAAAACGTCATGCTTGGTCATGAGGTGCGAGGGACGCTGGGCATCAACTGGAAGAAAACCTATGAGGAATCGAAGAAATTCCTCGCCCAGATGGGTCTGGATCATCTTGATCCGAGAGCACCGTTGAGCTCCATTTCCATCGCCATGCAGCAGCTGGTCGCCATCGCCCGAGCCATGGTGATCGATGCCAAGGTGCTGATTCTTGACGAACCGACGTCATCGCTTGACGCCAACGAAGTGCAGGATCTGTTCAAGATCATGCGCAAGATTCGTGATTCGGGTGTGGCGATCCTGTTCGTGTCCCACTTCCTTGACCAGATTTACGAGATCACCGATCGCCTGACCGTGCTCCGCAACGGTAAGTTCATCAAAGAAGTCATGACCAAGGACACTCCGCGTGACGAGCTCATCGGCATGATGATCGGCAAGAGCGCGGACGAGCTGAGCCAGATCGGCGCCAAGAAGGCGCATCGTGACGTGACTGAAGGTGAACAGCCCATCGTCTCCGTCAAGCAGCTTGGTCTGAAAGGCACCATCAATCCTACGGACCTAGATATCTACCCAGGCCAGGTTGTCGGCTTCGCAGGCCTGTTGGGATCCGGACGAACCGAACTCGGCCGACTGCTGTACGGTGCGGACAAGCCGGATTCCGGTACGTACGAGCTCAAAGGCAAGAAGACCAGTATCTCCGATCCGTACACGGCATTGCGCAACAAGATCGCATACTCCACGGAGAACCGTCGAGACGAAGGCATTATTGGCGATCTGACGGTCCGCGAGAACATTCTGATCGCCTTGCAGGCGACGAGAGGCATGTTCAAGCCGATTCCGAAGAAGGAAGCCGACGAGATCGTCGACAAGTACATGAAGGAGCTGAACGTTCGTCCGAACGATCCGAACAAGCTCATCAAGAACCTGTCCGGCGGCAACCAGCAGAAGGTGCTGATCGCACGTTGGCTGGCCACGCATCCCGACCTGCTCATTCTGGACGAGCCGACGCGAGGCATCGATATCGGCGCCAAGGCGGAAATCCAGCAGGTGGTGCTTGATCTTGCCGCTCAGGGCATGGGTGTGGTGTTCATCTCGTCCGAAATGGAAGAGGTGGTCAGGCTTTCTGACGACATCGAAGTGCTGAAGGATCGCCACAAGATCGCCGAACTCGTCAATGACAACACGGTTTCCCAGGAAACCATCGTCCAAACCATCGCGAACACGAACGTCAATACAGGAAAGGAGGCATGA
- a CDS encoding ABC transporter permease, whose translation MMSDKKTKQDGDSLVKKLLSSNLTWSVVALIVLIVICTISDHQFLSLSWNKNTGGLSGPLITMLQESARYLMIATGMTLVISTAGIDLSVGSVMAVAGAAAMQMLTSGVNVWLAIFLALLIGLGVGCINGALVSILGLQPFITTLIMMLAGRGLAKVITSGQNTDASSVAGGAPLKWMANGFILGIPANFVIALVIVALIGLLCRKTAMGMMVESVGINPEASRMTGIKPKKILFLVYAISGLLAAVAGLFATASVMRVDVVKTGQDLEMYAILAVVIGGTSLLGGKFSLAGSALGAVIIAMIRKTIITLGIDSAATPAFFAVVVIVICVMQAPKIHNLGAEIKRKCALKTQTKAVAA comes from the coding sequence ATGATGAGCGACAAGAAAACAAAGCAGGACGGCGATTCCCTCGTCAAGAAGCTGCTGTCGTCAAACCTCACATGGTCTGTGGTCGCACTGATTGTGCTGATCGTCATCTGCACCATCTCCGATCACCAATTCCTCTCGTTGAGCTGGAATAAGAACACCGGAGGTCTTTCGGGACCGCTGATCACCATGCTGCAGGAATCGGCGCGTTATCTCATGATCGCCACCGGCATGACATTGGTGATCTCCACTGCAGGCATCGACCTTTCCGTAGGTTCCGTTATGGCGGTTGCCGGTGCGGCGGCCATGCAGATGCTGACTTCCGGCGTTAACGTGTGGCTGGCGATTTTCCTCGCACTGCTCATCGGCCTCGGTGTCGGCTGCATCAACGGCGCATTGGTTTCCATTCTGGGACTGCAGCCGTTCATCACCACGCTGATCATGATGCTCGCAGGTCGAGGATTGGCCAAGGTCATCACTTCCGGCCAGAACACTGATGCCAGCTCCGTTGCAGGCGGCGCGCCGCTGAAATGGATGGCCAACGGCTTCATTCTGGGCATTCCCGCCAATTTCGTCATCGCATTGGTCATTGTCGCGCTGATTGGCCTGCTGTGCCGCAAAACGGCCATGGGCATGATGGTCGAATCCGTCGGCATCAATCCGGAAGCCTCCCGCATGACCGGCATCAAGCCGAAGAAGATCCTCTTCCTCGTATACGCGATTTCCGGTCTTCTGGCAGCCGTGGCAGGCCTGTTCGCCACCGCATCCGTGATGCGCGTCGACGTGGTCAAGACCGGGCAGGATCTTGAAATGTATGCCATCCTCGCAGTCGTTATCGGCGGAACCTCGCTGCTTGGCGGCAAGTTCTCCCTGGCTGGCAGCGCGCTTGGCGCGGTGATCATCGCCATGATCCGCAAGACCATCATCACCCTCGGTATCGATTCCGCCGCAACACCGGCATTCTTCGCCGTCGTGGTGATCGTGATCTGCGTGATGCAGGCTCCGAAGATTCATAACCTTGGCGCGGAAATAAAACGTAAGTGCGCGCTGAAGACGCAAACTAAGGCGGTGGCAGCATGA